From one Brachypodium distachyon strain Bd21 chromosome 4, Brachypodium_distachyon_v3.0, whole genome shotgun sequence genomic stretch:
- the LOC112268859 gene encoding glutaredoxin-C10-like codes for MDQVATLASERAVVVFTTSRCSMCPVVTSLLRELGVNAAVHELDKDPQGREMERELARRLGRGSTSVVPAVFIGGNLVGGTNRVMALHLAGQLVPMLKNAGALWL; via the coding sequence ATGGACCAGGTGGCAACCCTGGCATCGGAGCGAGCGGTGGTGGTGTTCACGACGAGCAGGTGTTCCATGTGCCCTGTCGTGACGTCCCTCCTCCGCGAGCTCGGTGTCAACGCCGCTGTGCACGAGCTCGACAAGGACCCCCAGGGCAGGGAGATGGAGCGGGAGCTCGCCAGGAGGCTCGGTCGTGGCAGTACATCGGTTGTACCTGCAGTGTTCATCGGCGGGAACCTCGTCGGCGGCACAAACAGGGTCATGGCGCTGCATCTCGCCGGCCAGCTCGTGCCCATGCTCAAGAACGCCGGCGCACTCTGGCTCTAG